One region of Bacillus pumilus genomic DNA includes:
- a CDS encoding HAD family hydrolase — protein sequence MKAVFFDLDDTLLWDEKSIHTTFQETCREAEKKYGLNPETFEQIVREEARKLYSSYETYDYTVMIGINPFEGLWSNFSEPISEGFQKLNALAPEYRKNAWTNGLKEAGIDDEAFGQYLADFFAAERRKRPFVYEETYPVLDRLKGSYELLLLTNGDPSLQKEKLAGVPELAPYFNEIVISGDYGKGKPDPSIFEHCLQLLNLTKDDVIMVGDNPKTDILGASRAGIQTVWINRHGKKNETDVTPDYEIKDLHELFDILK from the coding sequence ATGAAAGCCGTATTTTTCGATTTAGATGATACTTTGCTTTGGGATGAAAAAAGCATTCACACCACTTTTCAGGAAACATGCCGCGAAGCGGAAAAGAAATATGGACTGAATCCAGAAACATTTGAACAGATTGTTCGTGAAGAAGCAAGAAAGCTGTATTCGTCCTATGAAACATATGATTATACTGTCATGATCGGAATTAATCCTTTCGAAGGACTGTGGTCCAATTTTAGTGAACCGATTAGCGAAGGCTTTCAAAAATTGAATGCCCTTGCACCAGAGTATCGCAAGAACGCTTGGACCAATGGCTTAAAAGAAGCAGGAATTGACGATGAGGCATTTGGACAATATTTGGCTGATTTCTTTGCAGCAGAGCGGAGAAAACGCCCATTTGTCTATGAAGAAACGTACCCTGTTTTAGACCGTCTGAAAGGCAGCTATGAATTGCTACTTTTAACAAACGGAGATCCTAGTCTTCAAAAGGAAAAACTGGCCGGTGTTCCTGAGCTTGCACCTTATTTTAATGAAATTGTCATTTCAGGAGATTACGGGAAAGGCAAACCTGACCCTAGCATCTTTGAGCACTGCCTTCAGCTGTTAAATCTAACAAAAGACGATGTGATCATGGTAGGAGATAATCCAAAAACAGATATTCTTGGGGCATCTCGAGCCGGGATTCAAACCGTTTGGATCAATCGACATGGCAAAAAGAACGAAACAGATGTAACGCCAGATTATGAAATCAAAGACTTACATGAATTGTTTGATATATTAAAATAG
- a CDS encoding methyl-accepting chemotaxis protein, protein MMKTTNTLSSQVLERSAVLRALEHSLAMIEFDVTGEVLWVNDIFAKAMGYSKQEMIGLKHRQFCPPHIAEHASYQMFWKRLKEGQVFQEKVQRTTKNGDNLWLEATYTPVRNEEERVVGVVKVATDITERESTMKQVVGDLKDMSAKLMERAEVGIQHSQRVNVSFDHIANETDQNMSLLEGLTEQVESISSIATTINSISSQTQLLALNAAIEAAHAGSYGNGFSVVAAEIRKLATDAKEAIVKVDQYVKAIHAEVEKVSSGTSRAKTTVFTNRDLVKQASEEFMNVGEAARSLDKQAQSLAGIV, encoded by the coding sequence ATGATGAAAACAACAAACACTTTATCATCACAAGTATTGGAGCGATCAGCAGTACTTCGTGCATTGGAACACTCACTGGCGATGATTGAATTTGATGTGACAGGTGAAGTGCTATGGGTCAATGATATTTTTGCAAAAGCCATGGGATATTCAAAGCAAGAGATGATTGGTTTAAAACATAGACAGTTTTGTCCTCCTCATATTGCAGAACACGCAAGCTATCAAATGTTTTGGAAGCGTTTGAAAGAGGGGCAAGTCTTTCAGGAAAAGGTGCAGCGGACGACGAAGAATGGTGACAATTTATGGCTTGAAGCGACATATACACCTGTCCGCAATGAAGAGGAACGCGTAGTGGGTGTTGTGAAAGTCGCAACAGACATAACAGAAAGAGAAAGCACGATGAAACAGGTCGTAGGCGATTTAAAGGACATGTCTGCGAAATTAATGGAGCGAGCAGAAGTGGGCATCCAGCATAGTCAAAGAGTCAATGTCTCCTTTGATCATATAGCAAACGAAACAGATCAAAATATGAGCTTACTAGAAGGATTAACAGAGCAGGTAGAGTCCATCAGTTCCATCGCTACAACGATTAACAGCATTTCCTCACAAACCCAGCTCCTTGCATTAAATGCGGCGATCGAAGCAGCCCATGCAGGTTCCTATGGAAATGGCTTTAGTGTAGTGGCGGCAGAAATTCGAAAGCTTGCAACTGATGCAAAAGAAGCGATCGTCAAAGTAGATCAATATGTAAAGGCGATTCATGCGGAAGTAGAGAAGGTCAGCAGCGGAACGAGCCGGGCCAAGACAACGGTATTTACAAATCGCGATCTTGTAAAGCAGGCAAGTGAGGAATTTATGAATGTAGGAGAAGCAGCCCGCAGCTTAGACAAGCAAGCGCAAAGTCTAGCGGGAATTGTGTAG
- the thrS gene encoding threonine--tRNA ligase: MSEQIQLTFPDGAVKEFDKTATTEDIAASISPGLKKKALAGKLNGKEIDLRTPLLESGTIEIITDKSDEALDIMRHSTAHLLAQAIKRLYGKEHHVQFGVGPVIENGFYYDVDIDVAITPEDLPKIEKEMKKIINSNLPIERIEVSREEAKKRFEAIGDQLKLELLEAIPEGEAVTIYEQGEFFDLCRGIHLSSTGKIKEFKLLSLAGAYWRGDSNNQMLQRIYGTAFFSKDDLNEHLRLLEEAKERDHRKLGKELKLFANSQKVGQGLPLWLPKGATIRRVIERYIVDKEVRLGYEHVYTPVLANVELYKTSGHWAHYQEDMFPVMEMDNEDLVLRPMNCPHHMMIYKNEPHSYRELPIRIAELGTMHRYEMSGALSGLQRVRGMTLNDAHIFVRPDQIKDEFIRTVRLIEEVYQDFGLNDYTFRLSYRDPEDTEKYFDDDAMWNKAQSMLKDAMDELGHDYYEAEGEAAFYGPKLDVQVKTALGKEETLSTVQLDFLLPERFDLTYIGEDGKHHRPVVIHRGVVSTMERFVAFLIEEYKGALPTWLAPVQFQVIPVSPSVHLDYAKKVQERLQLEGLRVELDSRDEKIGYKIREAQMQKIPYMLVVGDQEAENGAVNVRKYGEQDSETMDLEAFVKHAVAEAKK; the protein is encoded by the coding sequence ATGTCAGAACAAATTCAACTTACATTTCCAGATGGAGCAGTCAAGGAGTTTGACAAAACAGCTACAACAGAAGACATCGCGGCATCAATTAGCCCAGGCCTAAAGAAAAAAGCGCTTGCCGGTAAATTGAACGGCAAAGAAATAGATCTGCGTACGCCGCTACTAGAAAGTGGAACAATTGAGATCATCACAGATAAAAGTGATGAAGCACTCGACATTATGCGCCACAGCACAGCTCATTTGCTAGCACAGGCAATCAAACGCCTGTATGGAAAAGAGCATCACGTTCAGTTTGGCGTAGGTCCTGTGATTGAAAATGGCTTCTACTACGATGTGGACATCGATGTTGCCATCACACCGGAAGATTTACCAAAGATTGAAAAAGAAATGAAAAAAATCATTAACAGCAATCTGCCAATCGAGCGAATTGAAGTATCAAGAGAAGAAGCGAAAAAACGCTTTGAAGCGATTGGTGATCAATTAAAGCTTGAGCTGTTAGAGGCGATTCCAGAAGGTGAAGCTGTCACGATTTATGAGCAGGGTGAATTCTTTGACCTCTGCCGCGGCATTCACTTGTCATCAACAGGGAAAATCAAAGAGTTTAAACTGTTAAGCCTTGCAGGTGCATACTGGAGAGGTGACAGCAACAATCAAATGCTTCAGCGTATTTACGGTACAGCTTTCTTCAGCAAAGATGATCTAAATGAGCATCTACGCCTGCTTGAAGAAGCGAAAGAACGCGATCACCGTAAACTAGGAAAAGAGCTGAAACTGTTTGCGAACTCTCAAAAGGTAGGTCAAGGTCTACCGCTTTGGTTGCCAAAAGGCGCAACGATCCGCCGCGTTATTGAGCGTTACATTGTCGATAAAGAAGTACGCCTTGGTTATGAGCATGTGTATACACCAGTTCTTGCAAATGTTGAATTGTATAAAACATCAGGGCACTGGGCGCATTATCAAGAAGACATGTTCCCTGTGATGGAAATGGACAACGAAGATCTTGTTCTTCGTCCGATGAACTGTCCTCACCATATGATGATTTACAAAAACGAGCCGCATAGCTATCGCGAATTGCCAATTCGTATTGCAGAGCTTGGTACAATGCACCGTTATGAAATGTCAGGTGCTTTATCCGGCCTTCAGCGTGTTCGCGGTATGACATTAAACGATGCCCATATCTTTGTACGTCCAGATCAAATCAAAGACGAATTCATTCGTACAGTTCGCCTAATTGAAGAAGTGTATCAAGACTTTGGCTTGAATGACTACACATTCCGCTTATCTTACCGTGATCCAGAAGATACTGAGAAGTATTTCGACGATGATGCAATGTGGAATAAAGCGCAATCGATGCTAAAGGATGCAATGGACGAGCTTGGTCATGACTATTATGAGGCAGAAGGCGAAGCGGCATTTTATGGTCCGAAGCTTGACGTTCAAGTGAAGACAGCTCTTGGAAAAGAAGAGACACTGTCTACTGTACAGCTTGATTTCTTACTTCCAGAGCGCTTCGATCTCACATATATCGGAGAAGATGGCAAGCACCATCGTCCAGTCGTGATTCATAGAGGTGTTGTTTCTACAATGGAGCGTTTTGTTGCCTTCTTAATTGAAGAATACAAAGGAGCCCTACCAACTTGGCTGGCACCTGTACAATTCCAAGTCATCCCGGTTTCACCTTCTGTCCATTTAGACTATGCGAAAAAAGTACAAGAACGTTTGCAGCTTGAAGGTCTTCGTGTAGAGCTTGACAGCCGTGATGAAAAAATCGGATACAAAATTAGAGAAGCGCAAATGCAAAAGATTCCGTACATGCTAGTCGTCGGAGATCAAGAAGCAGAAAATGGCGCAGTCAATGTAAGAAAATACGGAGAGCAAGATTCAGAAACAATGGATCTTGAAGCCTTTGTGAAACATGCAGTAGCAGAAGCGAAAAAATAA
- the ytxC gene encoding putative sporulation protein YtxC — translation MLEIIFEDEYDTAAFLHLAEHLDSRHHMSIQQGKDRLLIEVKESKEGLESIVRPLLVHFFLECKENERMRSILENTYLFKDPEEQHQILSIAHSIMNGDLDDIPGIHQEPSREALLTKELETISLQQGIFSIGSFMTFRLSEYDRRLKNYVEVSIEEYKMEQEYQNFIQSLRDYVMAKEPKLEKVHVVHQDRLMIWEFRYASERDQKQYIDRQFVREHPMYIDSQLIAPLVSIAPKKIDLFTNDTGHSMVQTIQNIFQERVEVFPAHSFQEHNVQFVHDHLEQKSEKLS, via the coding sequence ATGCTTGAAATAATCTTTGAAGATGAATATGATACCGCCGCTTTTTTACATCTTGCTGAACACTTGGACAGTCGGCATCACATGTCAATTCAACAAGGGAAAGACCGGCTTCTCATAGAGGTGAAGGAATCAAAGGAAGGACTTGAGTCCATTGTGCGGCCATTACTGGTTCACTTTTTTTTGGAATGCAAAGAAAATGAGCGCATGCGCAGCATTCTTGAAAACACGTATTTATTTAAAGATCCTGAAGAGCAGCACCAAATTCTTTCAATTGCCCACAGCATCATGAACGGGGATTTAGATGATATTCCCGGCATTCATCAAGAACCGTCAAGAGAAGCCCTGTTAACAAAGGAGCTCGAGACGATTTCTTTACAGCAAGGTATTTTTTCAATTGGTTCATTTATGACATTCAGACTGTCAGAGTATGACAGGAGGCTGAAGAACTATGTTGAAGTCTCCATTGAAGAATACAAAATGGAACAAGAATATCAAAACTTCATTCAATCGCTTCGAGACTATGTGATGGCAAAAGAACCGAAGCTCGAAAAAGTACATGTTGTGCATCAGGATCGCCTGATGATTTGGGAATTTCGGTACGCTTCTGAGCGTGATCAAAAACAATACATAGACAGACAGTTTGTAAGAGAGCATCCAATGTATATTGATTCGCAGCTGATTGCACCACTCGTATCCATAGCGCCCAAAAAGATTGACCTGTTTACAAATGATACAGGTCACTCGATGGTACAGACCATTCAAAATATTTTTCAAGAAAGGGTCGAGGTATTCCCGGCTCATTCATTTCAAGAACACAATGTTCAATTTGTCCATGACCATTTGGAACAGAAAAGTGAAAAGCTTTCTTGA
- a CDS encoding TVP38/TMEM64 family protein yields the protein MNKRKWLLFLVIAGLAVLLWWLNKQHLQLAPKDVKNWVLQFGMLAPFVFLFLSLFRPFVLVPITVFSLAAGLAFGSVLGTIYALVGATAGATCSFLLATTFRAKKKETQSSSRKLKAVTSRIQEHGFLYILLLRIAPIHFDFVSYAAAASRANYRAFTAATFLGLIPGTVALNVLGSSFVSGNYAALAIVCLIYLIFISVPLILKRKMPDLF from the coding sequence ATGAACAAAAGAAAATGGCTGCTTTTTCTCGTGATTGCAGGTCTCGCTGTTTTACTTTGGTGGCTGAACAAACAGCATCTTCAGCTGGCGCCAAAAGATGTGAAAAATTGGGTGCTTCAATTTGGGATGCTGGCACCCTTTGTTTTTCTTTTCTTATCTCTTTTTCGCCCGTTTGTTCTCGTCCCTATTACGGTTTTTTCGCTGGCAGCAGGTTTGGCATTTGGCAGTGTTCTTGGGACGATTTATGCCCTCGTTGGTGCTACCGCCGGAGCAACATGCTCCTTCCTGCTTGCCACAACCTTTCGTGCAAAAAAGAAGGAAACACAATCAAGCAGCCGGAAGCTGAAAGCGGTGACGTCCCGCATTCAGGAGCATGGGTTTCTTTACATTTTGTTATTGCGAATTGCCCCAATCCATTTTGACTTTGTCAGCTATGCGGCAGCAGCTTCACGTGCAAATTATCGTGCATTTACGGCAGCTACCTTTTTAGGCTTAATACCGGGTACAGTTGCATTAAATGTCCTTGGCTCAAGCTTTGTCAGCGGCAATTATGCCGCTTTAGCAATCGTTTGTTTGATTTATCTAATCTTTATCTCAGTTCCGCTCATTTTAAAAAGAAAGATGCCTGATTTATTTTAG
- the dnaI gene encoding primosomal protein DnaI has translation MKPIGRSFEQLKGRVDFRVRYNQIKESVLSDEDVKAFLQEHQEDIHEDMINRSLNRLFEYVQQSKGCSYCLDEENVNAILDGYHPKLVIKGQSIDIEYSPCPVKLRLDRQKKQQELMKSMYIPQNVLQATFADLNVVGRQEVIQKVGQFLQSYDETGKGKGLYLHGKFGVGKTYILAAIAQQLAEKEYPSLLVYVPEFVRELKNSLADHTLESKLNMVKSTPILMLDDIGAESMTSWVRDELLGTILQYRMAEQLPTFFSSNFSPSELKHHFTYSQRGEKEEVKAARLMERILYLAEAVLLEGENRRHL, from the coding sequence ATGAAACCGATCGGTCGTTCATTTGAACAGCTAAAAGGGCGCGTAGATTTTCGTGTGAGATACAATCAGATTAAAGAGAGTGTGTTATCTGATGAAGATGTAAAAGCCTTTTTACAGGAGCACCAAGAAGACATACACGAAGACATGATCAATCGCAGCTTGAACCGGCTTTTTGAATATGTGCAGCAGTCGAAGGGCTGTTCATATTGCTTAGATGAAGAGAACGTCAATGCGATTTTAGACGGTTATCACCCGAAGCTTGTGATCAAAGGTCAGAGTATTGATATTGAATATTCCCCTTGTCCAGTCAAGCTGCGGCTCGACAGACAGAAAAAACAGCAAGAGCTCATGAAAAGCATGTACATTCCGCAAAATGTTCTTCAAGCGACGTTCGCTGATTTGAACGTTGTGGGAAGACAGGAAGTCATTCAAAAAGTAGGGCAATTCCTGCAAAGCTATGATGAGACGGGCAAAGGGAAGGGCTTATATTTACACGGAAAGTTTGGAGTAGGAAAAACGTATATTCTGGCAGCCATTGCGCAGCAGTTAGCGGAGAAGGAATACCCATCTCTCCTTGTGTACGTGCCTGAATTTGTGAGAGAGCTAAAAAATTCGTTAGCCGATCATACACTAGAATCAAAACTGAACATGGTCAAATCCACCCCTATTTTAATGCTTGATGATATTGGGGCAGAGTCGATGACAAGCTGGGTTCGAGATGAACTACTCGGAACGATTTTACAATACCGTATGGCAGAGCAGCTGCCGACTTTCTTCTCTTCTAATTTCTCACCAAGTGAACTGAAGCATCACTTTACGTACTCACAGCGCGGGGAAAAAGAAGAGGTCAAAGCCGCTCGTTTAATGGAACGGATTCTCTATTTAGCAGAGGCAGTCTTGCTCGAAGGAGAAAACCGCCGTCATTTATAA
- a CDS encoding replication initiation and membrane attachment family protein — translation MTEHWKEVLAVDPYVVKSASLLGDIDRQLITLLYQPLIGMSAFSLYMTLWGELEQNRMWGKPAPHRQLMVMLQTNLNDIFEERLKLEAIGLLRTYEQETEEGRLFTYELVPPLRPDEFFQDGMLNVLLYHRVEKAKYMQLRDYFSYPGVPAEAKNISRSFEEVFHVLQPGERRMTEEINQASSLDQGYEYVTVGSSQPAPLSDESFDFDLLLAGMSDMMIPRKALTKQVKETIKKLAVVYGITPLQMQNIVAGACGSDQMISTEELRKAARDWYQIEYRGEQPKLIDQKQPRHLRQDASKAPVADTTDAKLIEKLDHISPRELLKDMADGIEPTYADLRIVEDIMLEQQLEPGVMNVLIYYTLLKTDMKLSKTYMQKIAAHWVRKKIKTVAAAMKMAKEENRQMTEWAQQKKQRSTYGSGKVVREEKLPDWMKETETKEQPAKEQTDSLSTEDLEREKEKLLDQFKNMKKYNAH, via the coding sequence ATGACAGAGCATTGGAAGGAAGTGCTAGCCGTCGATCCGTATGTCGTCAAAAGCGCTTCATTGCTCGGTGACATCGATAGACAGCTCATCACTCTTTTATATCAGCCGCTTATAGGCATGTCCGCTTTCAGCTTATATATGACGCTGTGGGGAGAGCTGGAACAAAATCGTATGTGGGGCAAACCCGCACCTCATCGGCAGCTCATGGTCATGCTGCAAACGAATTTGAATGATATTTTTGAGGAACGTTTAAAGCTTGAAGCGATTGGATTACTCCGCACATATGAACAGGAAACGGAAGAAGGCAGACTGTTTACATATGAGCTTGTGCCGCCGTTAAGACCAGATGAGTTTTTCCAAGATGGTATGCTGAATGTTCTGCTGTACCATCGTGTAGAGAAAGCGAAATATATGCAGCTTCGTGATTATTTCTCATATCCCGGTGTTCCGGCAGAGGCAAAGAACATCTCGCGGTCGTTTGAAGAAGTTTTTCACGTATTGCAGCCAGGTGAACGCAGGATGACAGAAGAAATCAATCAGGCGTCATCACTTGATCAGGGCTATGAATATGTGACCGTTGGATCGAGTCAGCCGGCTCCTCTCTCAGACGAATCCTTTGATTTCGATTTATTGTTAGCAGGCATGTCTGATATGATGATTCCAAGAAAGGCTTTGACAAAGCAGGTGAAAGAAACCATTAAGAAGTTAGCCGTTGTATACGGCATCACCCCGCTTCAAATGCAAAATATTGTAGCAGGCGCCTGTGGTTCGGATCAAATGATCTCAACAGAAGAGCTGAGAAAAGCGGCAAGAGACTGGTACCAAATTGAATACAGAGGCGAGCAGCCAAAACTCATTGATCAAAAACAGCCGAGACACTTGCGTCAAGATGCTTCAAAAGCGCCAGTGGCAGATACGACGGATGCCAAATTGATTGAAAAGCTTGATCATATTTCGCCTAGGGAGCTGCTAAAAGATATGGCTGACGGCATTGAGCCAACATATGCCGACTTAAGAATTGTCGAAGATATTATGCTTGAGCAACAGCTAGAGCCAGGTGTCATGAACGTTTTGATCTACTATACATTATTGAAAACAGATATGAAGCTGTCGAAAACATATATGCAAAAAATCGCCGCTCATTGGGTGAGAAAGAAAATTAAAACCGTAGCGGCGGCCATGAAAATGGCCAAAGAAGAGAACAGGCAAATGACAGAGTGGGCGCAGCAGAAAAAGCAGCGTAGCACATACGGATCAGGGAAAGTTGTCCGTGAAGAGAAGCTTCCTGACTGGATGAAAGAAACCGAAACGAAAGAACAGCCAGCAAAAGAACAAACAGACAGCCTGTCGACAGAAGACCTCGAACGAGAAAAAGAAAAACTGTTAGATCAGTTTAAAAATATGAAAAAGTACAATGCACATTAA
- the nrdR gene encoding transcriptional regulator NrdR: MKCPTCQHLGTRVLDSRPVDEGKSIRRRRECESCQYRFTTFEKLEELPLIVVKKEGIREEFSREKMLRGLIKACEKRPVALKQLEDVCFNIEKELRNQGMSEVKSELVGEMVMDELAKIDEVSYVRFASVYRQFKDINVFIDELKDLLKKER; this comes from the coding sequence ATGAAATGTCCCACATGTCAGCACCTTGGCACAAGGGTGCTTGATTCAAGACCAGTAGATGAAGGGAAATCCATCCGTCGTAGAAGAGAGTGCGAAAGCTGCCAATATCGCTTTACGACGTTTGAGAAATTAGAAGAATTACCACTGATTGTGGTGAAAAAAGAAGGAATTCGAGAAGAATTCAGCCGCGAAAAGATGCTGAGAGGACTCATTAAAGCATGTGAAAAGCGACCTGTTGCTTTAAAGCAGCTGGAGGATGTCTGCTTTAATATTGAAAAAGAACTGCGTAATCAAGGTATGTCAGAAGTGAAAAGTGAGCTTGTAGGTGAAATGGTGATGGACGAGCTGGCAAAAATTGATGAAGTGTCTTACGTCAGGTTTGCCTCCGTTTACCGGCAGTTTAAAGATATCAACGTCTTTATTGATGAATTAAAAGATTTATTAAAGAAAGAACGCTAA
- the speD gene encoding adenosylmethionine decarboxylase yields METIGRHVISELWGCDCDKLNDMDFIEKTFVNAALKSGAEVREVAFHKFAPQGVSGVVIISESHLTIHSFPEHGYASIDVYTCGDLDPNIAADHIGDELGAETRENIEIPRGMGPVQVKQAQAKAL; encoded by the coding sequence ATGGAAACAATCGGACGTCACGTTATCTCCGAGCTATGGGGATGCGACTGTGATAAACTGAACGACATGGATTTTATTGAAAAAACGTTTGTAAATGCAGCTTTGAAATCAGGAGCTGAAGTAAGAGAGGTTGCTTTTCACAAATTTGCACCTCAAGGAGTAAGTGGAGTTGTCATTATTTCTGAATCTCATCTGACAATTCACAGCTTTCCTGAACATGGTTATGCGAGCATAGATGTTTATACTTGCGGCGACCTAGATCCGAATATCGCAGCAGATCATATCGGAGATGAATTAGGTGCTGAAACAAGAGAAAACATTGAAATTCCTCGAGGCATGGGACCTGTACAAGTGAAACAGGCGCAAGCCAAAGCACTGTAA
- a CDS encoding glyceraldehyde-3-phosphate dehydrogenase — protein sequence MKVKAAINGFGRIGRMVFRKAMLDDQIQIVAVNASYPAETLAHLIKYDTNHGRYECDVTAEDDALIVNGKRVLLLNNRDPKQLPWGELGIDIVIEATGKFNSKDQAMGHIDAGAKKVVLTAPGKNEDITIVMGVNEDDLDPEKHVVISNASCTTNCLAPVVKLLDDEFGIDNGLMTTVHAYTNDQKNIDNPHKDLRRARACAQSIIPTTTGAAKALSLVLPHMKGKLHGLALRVPVSNVSMVDLVVDLKKDVTAEEVNAAFSNASKTSLSGILDYTDEPLVSTDFNTNPYSAVVDGLTTMVMGDRKVKVLAWYDNEWGYSCRVVDLVKFVGSQMKELSAV from the coding sequence ATGAAGGTAAAAGCAGCGATCAATGGGTTTGGCAGAATTGGACGCATGGTCTTCAGAAAAGCAATGCTTGATGATCAAATTCAAATTGTAGCGGTGAACGCAAGCTATCCTGCCGAAACGCTAGCACATTTAATTAAATATGATACAAATCATGGACGTTACGAATGCGATGTGACAGCAGAAGATGACGCACTGATTGTAAATGGGAAAAGAGTGCTTTTGCTCAATAACAGAGACCCAAAGCAGCTTCCGTGGGGAGAGCTTGGGATTGATATCGTCATAGAAGCAACCGGAAAATTTAATTCAAAAGATCAAGCGATGGGCCATATAGATGCCGGAGCGAAAAAGGTCGTACTTACAGCTCCAGGTAAAAATGAAGACATTACAATTGTGATGGGTGTCAATGAGGATGATCTTGATCCTGAAAAGCACGTCGTTATTTCAAACGCATCTTGTACAACAAACTGTTTAGCACCAGTTGTCAAATTGTTAGATGATGAATTTGGCATCGACAACGGTTTAATGACAACGGTTCATGCGTATACAAATGATCAAAAAAATATCGATAATCCGCATAAGGATTTGCGCCGGGCAAGAGCATGTGCCCAGTCCATTATTCCAACGACGACGGGCGCCGCTAAAGCGCTTTCTTTAGTGCTGCCGCACATGAAAGGGAAATTGCATGGACTTGCACTTCGCGTGCCAGTTTCCAATGTATCGATGGTTGATCTTGTTGTCGACTTGAAAAAAGATGTCACAGCAGAAGAAGTCAATGCAGCCTTCTCAAATGCATCAAAAACTTCTCTTTCCGGTATTTTAGATTACACGGATGAGCCGCTTGTTTCTACAGACTTTAATACGAACCCTTATTCAGCTGTCGTAGATGGACTGACAACGATGGTGATGGGGGATAGAAAAGTAAAAGTTCTTGCATGGTATGACAATGAATGGGGTTATTCATGCAGAGTGGTGGATCTTGTGAAGTTTGTCGGATCGCAGATGAAAGAGCTTTCTGCTGTTTGA
- the coaE gene encoding dephospho-CoA kinase (Dephospho-CoA kinase (CoaE) performs the final step in coenzyme A biosynthesis.), with amino-acid sequence MTLVIGLTGGIASGKSTVSQMIKEQGIRVVDADVIAKEAVAKGTPALHHIVQTFGEGVLLPNGELDRQQLGAIIFSNEEKRKQLNAIVHPEVRKEMLRQRDEGIDSRETFVVLDIPLLFESQLESLVDRIIVVYTTPELQLSRLINRNDLSAEEALNRIHSQQPLEEKCKKADRVIENTQDLAFIRKQLQNILNEWEHTDK; translated from the coding sequence TTGACGCTTGTCATTGGATTAACCGGCGGGATTGCTAGCGGAAAAAGCACAGTCTCGCAGATGATAAAAGAGCAGGGCATCCGGGTTGTGGACGCAGATGTGATTGCAAAAGAAGCGGTCGCCAAAGGAACACCCGCCCTTCATCATATCGTTCAAACCTTTGGTGAGGGTGTCCTCCTGCCAAATGGAGAGCTAGACCGGCAGCAGCTGGGAGCCATTATTTTTTCTAATGAAGAGAAAAGAAAGCAGCTAAATGCGATCGTTCACCCAGAAGTGCGAAAGGAAATGCTCAGGCAGCGAGATGAAGGAATCGACAGCCGAGAAACATTCGTTGTCCTGGATATCCCGCTTTTATTTGAGAGTCAGCTGGAAAGTCTCGTCGACCGCATTATTGTGGTGTATACAACACCAGAATTACAGCTATCACGACTCATAAATCGAAACGACCTTAGCGCGGAAGAAGCGCTGAATCGGATTCACTCTCAGCAGCCTCTTGAGGAAAAATGTAAGAAAGCAGACCGGGTGATAGAAAATACACAAGATCTTGCTTTTATTAGAAAGCAATTGCAGAACATATTAAATGAATGGGAACATACTGATAAGTAA